The genomic stretch GACCTGTACCTACGACATTTAAGTTTAACAAAAATCCGTTGGTAACACTTGTAGGAAAAACAGAAGAAAAAGGCGATTTAAAAACTATGCACGACCCTAACTTTGGTGTAGATGTAAAATCTTATTCCGACAAAGTTGATTTTATTCAAGTCGTGAAAGTAAAGGGCAATATAAAAACAAATGTAACCGGAACGGTTAATTTCATGGCTTGTAACGACCATGAGTGCCGTCCGCCAATGGATGTTCCATTCTCTGTTAAGTTGCAATAATTAACTAATTCATAAAATTAAAGGTTTGCTTTTTCGTAGAAAGAGCAAACCTTTTTACTTTTGTTACCTTTGTAAGTACAATTTAATTAACTAAAAAATTTTTCCATGCGGAAATTGCTCTTGGCATTCATTTGCCTGTTTGTTTCTATTGCTTATGTGAATGCGCAAAACGCTGTCCAGTTCAAAGACACCGTTATCCGTATTAACGATACACTTGCAGAACTGGATATTCACGCGACTATTCAAAAAGGTGCGGCACTTTTTTCAACCCAAAAAATGGGAAGCGATACTTCGTTTATTTCGTCGTTTCAGCCCGATACTTCGCTTGCCAAATACATCCGCGCGACCGATACAATTGCCGAAGCCGGAACATTGCAAACCACACAGGATGCAACTTTAGATGCAACGCTACATTATTATACCGATAGTGTTACATTCAAAATTCCGTTACATATTTCATCTTCTGAAGAAGCAATTGTCAAAGGAAAATTCTCTTGGTTTGCTAAAAACGGAGATGATTTTCCCACAGGCGAAGAAAACATTTTAGTGCCTTTGGTAAAAGCAAATACTACAGCTTCAAACACGCAGAATATTTCATCAACCGATGTTACGAAAGGCAATACATCGTTATTA from Arachidicoccus sp. BS20 encodes the following:
- a CDS encoding protein-disulfide reductase DsbD domain-containing protein — encoded protein: MKKLISTIALAFLGIAAFAQESPVNWTSKAEKVSAGTYKVIITATFAEPWHVYSQHTPDGGPVPTTFKFNKNPLVTLVGKTEEKGDLKTMHDPNFGVDVKSYSDKVDFIQVVKVKGNIKTNVTGTVNFMACNDHECRPPMDVPFSVKLQ